One Scophthalmus maximus strain ysfricsl-2021 chromosome 1, ASM2237912v1, whole genome shotgun sequence genomic region harbors:
- the rbfox1l gene encoding RNA binding protein fox-1 homolog 1-like encodes MLSSPTMILQPYGLPVYPQTTACYPSLVQGGATQEGGPGSGDPALSQVYAQPPSYPPPGQGPPTSAGRLPPLDFSSAHPGSEYEHPQLRVYQGPQLDGSETLTSSTAEDALATVNSDPQSLSVSASSGGGAGSGSDEEGSGKAQPKRLHVSNIPFRFRDPDLRQMFGQFGKILDVEIIFNERGSKGFGFVTFESAAEADRAREKLNGTIVEGRKIEVNNATARVVTKKPQTPLVNGEMSTSGWKINPVMGAMYAPELYTVASFPYPVATPTLAYRGSALRGRGRAVYNTIRSAAATPTAVPAYPGVVYQDGLYGAEVYGGFPAAYRMAQSASAATATYSDGYGRVYTTAADPYHHSVGPTTTYGVGTMASLYRGGYNRFTPY; translated from the exons ATGCTGTCCTCACCCACTATGATTCTCCAGCCTTACGGACTGCCTGTCTACCCACAGACAACCGCATGCTACCCCAGCCTAGTTCAG GGAGGTGCCACCCAGGAGGGCGGCCCCGGCAGCGGCGACCCTGCCCTGTCGCAGGTGTACGCCCAGCCTCCCTCTTACCCACCACCAGGTCAAGGTCCGCCAACATCTGCGGGCAGACTGCCACCTCTGGACTTCAGCTCTGCACATCCGGGTTCAGAGTACGAACATCCCCAGCTCAGAGTCTATCAGGGGCCTCAGCTCGACGGGTCAGAGACCCTGACATCCAGCACCGCG GAGGATGCTTTGGCCACTGTGAACTCTGACCCCCAGTCTCTGAGCGTGTCGGCGTCATCAGGAGGTGGGGCAGGAAGTGGTAGTGACGAGGAAGGGTCAGGGAAGGCCCAACCGAAACGCCTCCACGTCTCCAACATCCCGTTCCGGTTCAGAGACCCAGACCTCCGCCAGATGTTTGGG CAATTTGGCAAGATCCTTGATGTAGAAATTATCTTCAATGAGAGGGGGTCTAAG GGCTTCGGATTCGTTACCTTTGAGAGTGCAGCCGAGGCTGACCGCGCACGAGAAAAACTGAACGGGACAATTGTGGAAGGGAGAAAGATCGAG GTTAATAATGCCACTGCAAGAGTAGTGACCAAGAAGCCTCAGACACCTCTTGTAAATGGTGAAATGTCAA CTTCTGGATGGAAGATCAACCCTGTCATGGGAGCAATGTACGCACCTGAGCTCTATACAG TTGCCAGTTTTCCGTACCCAGTGGCGACTCCCACCTTGGCCTACCGGGGCTCTGCTCTGCGCGGTCGAGGTCGAGCCGTCTACAACACGATTCGCTCGGCTGCAGCGACGCCTACAGCTGTACCCGCCTACCCCGG GGTTGTATATCAGGACGGACTGTATGGAGCAGAAGTCTAT GGTGGATTTCCAGCAGCGTACAGAATGGCTCAGTCAGCATCTGCTGCCACAGCGACCTACAGTGATGG ATACGGACGGGTGTACACCACAGCTGCGGACCCCTATCACCACTCGGTCGGACCGACGACGACATATGGAGTCGGTACAATG GCCAGTTTGTACAGAGGAGGATACAACCGCTTCACCCCGTACTGA